The following coding sequences lie in one Chelmon rostratus isolate fCheRos1 chromosome 2, fCheRos1.pri, whole genome shotgun sequence genomic window:
- the tfe3b gene encoding transcription factor E3b isoform X2, with translation MSSRVLLRQQLMREQAQEQERREAQQQASASQLRASDSTPAISVTLPPNAARPPPAQVPVEVLKVQTHLENPTKYHIQQAQRQQVKQYLSTTLGNMAVSQTMGVSPVPQSSSAPEVAPTASSAPNSPMALLNIGSNKEEIDDVIDDIISLESSFNDDIITLIDSGLQLPSTLPGNLLDVYHSPGMAAPTLTVSNSCPADLPKIKREITDSDAKALMKERQKKDNHNLIERRRRFNINDRIKELGTLIPKSNDPEMRWNKGTILKASVDYIRKLQKEQHRAKDIEMRQKKLEQANHSLMLRIQELEMQARAHGFSSSSSIASGLSSDPSLLQQQPHPQSGQSLPHSAGGASSQNLLSLGAAAIGQSLPAAFLSPPSSESPAGVTISSPLDLGSLSFAELDDTSASALYPDVGLGDILMDDGCALSPDRVAEPLFSPLSPGASKTSSRRSSLEMDEDL, from the exons ATGTCGTCACGTGTGTTGCTGCGGCAGCAGCTGATGCGAGAACAAGCCCAGGAGCAGGAGAGACGTGAGGCCCAGCAGCAGGCCTCCGCCTCTCAGCTCCGGGCCTCAGACTCCACTCCAGCCATCTCTGTCACACTGCCCCCAAATGCTGCCCGTCCCCCTCCAGCACAGGTGCCTGTGGAGGTGCTGAAA GTGCAGACTCACTTGGAGAACCCCACCAAGTACCACATCCAGCAGGCACAGAGGCAACAGGTGAAGCAGTACCTCTCCACCACTCTGGGTAACATGGCAGTTTCTCAGACCATGGGTGTGTCCCCTGTGCCGCAGTCCAGTTCTGCCCCTGAAGTTGCTCCTACTGCCAGCAGTGCCCCTAACAGTCCTATGGCTCTGCTTAACATTGGATCTAACAAGGAGGAG ATTGATGATGTGATCGACGACATCATTAGTCTTGAATCCAGTTTTAATGACGACATCATTACGTTGATTGACTCAGGTCTTCAGTTGCCTAGCACG CTCCCAGGAAATCTGCTGGATGTATACCATAGTCCTGGAATGGCAGCGCCTACTCTCACTGTCAGCAACTCCTGCCCTGCTGAtcttccaaaaataaaaagggaaatTACTG ATTCAGATGCCAAAGCACTCAtgaaagaaaggcagaaaaaagacaACCATAACCTCA ttgAGAGGAGGCGGAGATTCAACATAAATGACCGTATAAAGGAGTTGGGTACTCTGATACCCAAGTCAAATGACCC AGAGATGCGTTGGAATAAAGGCACGATTCTGAAAGCTTCCGTAGACTACATCCGGAAGTTACAGAAGGAGCAGCACAGAGCCAAGGACATTGAGATGCGTCAGAAGAAGCTGGAGCAGGCAAACCACAGTCTGATGTTACGCATCCAG gaGCTGGAAATGCAGGCACGGGCCCAcggcttctcctcctccagcagcatcGCATCTGGTCTGAGCTCCGATCCCtccctgctccagcagcagccacacccACAAAGCGGCCAGTCTCTGCCTCACAGTGCTGGAGGAGCCTCCTCCCAAAACCTCCTAAGTCTGGGCGCGGCAGCCATTGGACAGTCTCTGCCGGCCGCCTTCCTGTCCCCGCCCTCCTCGGAGTCCCCTGCTGGAGTCACCATCAGCAGCCCCCTGGACCTGGGCAGCCTGAGCTTCGCTGAGCTTGACGACACCTCTGCCTCAGCACTCTACCCCGACGTGGGCTTGGGAGACATTCTTATGGACGATGGGTGCGCCTTGTCCCCAGACAGGGTGGCTGAGCCACTGTTTTCTCCTTTGTCGCCAGGTGCCTCAAAAACCAGCAGTCGCAGGAGCAGCCTTGAAATGGACGAGGACTTGTGA
- the tfe3b gene encoding transcription factor E3b isoform X1: MSSRVLLRQQLMREQAQEQERREAQQQASASQLRASDSTPAISVTLPPNAARPPPAQVPVEVLKVQTHLENPTKYHIQQAQRQQVKQYLSTTLGNMAVSQTMGVSPVPQSSSAPEVAPTASSAPNSPMALLNIGSNKEEIDDVIDDIISLESSFNDDIITLIDSGLQLPSTLPGNLLDVYHSPGMAAPTLTVSNSCPADLPKIKREITDSDAKALMKERQKKDNHNLIERRRRFNINDRIKELGTLIPKSNDPYHNDDREMRWNKGTILKASVDYIRKLQKEQHRAKDIEMRQKKLEQANHSLMLRIQELEMQARAHGFSSSSSIASGLSSDPSLLQQQPHPQSGQSLPHSAGGASSQNLLSLGAAAIGQSLPAAFLSPPSSESPAGVTISSPLDLGSLSFAELDDTSASALYPDVGLGDILMDDGCALSPDRVAEPLFSPLSPGASKTSSRRSSLEMDEDL, encoded by the exons ATGTCGTCACGTGTGTTGCTGCGGCAGCAGCTGATGCGAGAACAAGCCCAGGAGCAGGAGAGACGTGAGGCCCAGCAGCAGGCCTCCGCCTCTCAGCTCCGGGCCTCAGACTCCACTCCAGCCATCTCTGTCACACTGCCCCCAAATGCTGCCCGTCCCCCTCCAGCACAGGTGCCTGTGGAGGTGCTGAAA GTGCAGACTCACTTGGAGAACCCCACCAAGTACCACATCCAGCAGGCACAGAGGCAACAGGTGAAGCAGTACCTCTCCACCACTCTGGGTAACATGGCAGTTTCTCAGACCATGGGTGTGTCCCCTGTGCCGCAGTCCAGTTCTGCCCCTGAAGTTGCTCCTACTGCCAGCAGTGCCCCTAACAGTCCTATGGCTCTGCTTAACATTGGATCTAACAAGGAGGAG ATTGATGATGTGATCGACGACATCATTAGTCTTGAATCCAGTTTTAATGACGACATCATTACGTTGATTGACTCAGGTCTTCAGTTGCCTAGCACG CTCCCAGGAAATCTGCTGGATGTATACCATAGTCCTGGAATGGCAGCGCCTACTCTCACTGTCAGCAACTCCTGCCCTGCTGAtcttccaaaaataaaaagggaaatTACTG ATTCAGATGCCAAAGCACTCAtgaaagaaaggcagaaaaaagacaACCATAACCTCA ttgAGAGGAGGCGGAGATTCAACATAAATGACCGTATAAAGGAGTTGGGTACTCTGATACCCAAGTCAAATGACCC ATATCACAACGATGACAGAGAGATGCGTTGGAATAAAGGCACGATTCTGAAAGCTTCCGTAGACTACATCCGGAAGTTACAGAAGGAGCAGCACAGAGCCAAGGACATTGAGATGCGTCAGAAGAAGCTGGAGCAGGCAAACCACAGTCTGATGTTACGCATCCAG gaGCTGGAAATGCAGGCACGGGCCCAcggcttctcctcctccagcagcatcGCATCTGGTCTGAGCTCCGATCCCtccctgctccagcagcagccacacccACAAAGCGGCCAGTCTCTGCCTCACAGTGCTGGAGGAGCCTCCTCCCAAAACCTCCTAAGTCTGGGCGCGGCAGCCATTGGACAGTCTCTGCCGGCCGCCTTCCTGTCCCCGCCCTCCTCGGAGTCCCCTGCTGGAGTCACCATCAGCAGCCCCCTGGACCTGGGCAGCCTGAGCTTCGCTGAGCTTGACGACACCTCTGCCTCAGCACTCTACCCCGACGTGGGCTTGGGAGACATTCTTATGGACGATGGGTGCGCCTTGTCCCCAGACAGGGTGGCTGAGCCACTGTTTTCTCCTTTGTCGCCAGGTGCCTCAAAAACCAGCAGTCGCAGGAGCAGCCTTGAAATGGACGAGGACTTGTGA